The following are encoded in a window of Qipengyuania soli genomic DNA:
- a CDS encoding sigma-70 family RNA polymerase sigma factor, giving the protein MGADNRTASEKADFKRELTEVVPHLRAFARGLCGRADMADDLVQEALLKAWAAQDRFQPGTSMRAWTFVILRNAYLTDMRRNRFRGEYDETVAERVLTAPAGQEEPIHLSDMHRALLTLPPERREALLLVGAGGFSYEEAATICGCAVGTIKSRVGRARAALTTMLSEGSIPRRSIDDEIAHRAILEELDDVAAGNGVASRS; this is encoded by the coding sequence ATGGGGGCCGATAACCGTACGGCCTCGGAAAAGGCCGATTTCAAACGCGAGTTGACCGAAGTGGTCCCTCATCTGCGTGCATTCGCGCGCGGCCTATGCGGTCGCGCCGACATGGCGGACGATCTCGTCCAGGAAGCCCTGCTGAAGGCGTGGGCTGCTCAGGACCGTTTCCAGCCCGGCACAAGCATGCGCGCCTGGACCTTCGTCATCCTGCGCAATGCCTACCTCACCGACATGCGCCGCAACCGCTTCCGCGGCGAGTATGACGAGACCGTCGCCGAGCGGGTACTCACTGCTCCCGCCGGTCAGGAAGAACCCATCCACCTGTCGGACATGCATCGCGCATTACTTACGCTCCCTCCAGAAAGGCGCGAGGCGCTGCTTCTGGTCGGCGCAGGAGGTTTTTCGTATGAGGAAGCCGCAACGATCTGCGGCTGCGCGGTGGGTACGATCAAGAGCAGGGTCGGTCGTGCACGCGCGGCACTGACGACCATGCTGAGCGAAGGCTCCATCCCGCGGCGTTCGATCGATGACGAGATCGCGCACAGGGCGATTCTCGAGGAACTCGACGACGTTGCAGCGGGCAACGGGGTTGCCTCTCGCAGCTGA
- a CDS encoding superoxide dismutase: MAFTLIDLPYDDTALEPAVSAKTLSFHHGKHHKAYIDKTNAAIEGTDLADKSLEDVVAAARGSNAGLFNNAAQSWNHGFYWHSMAAEETSASDELKSMINDAFGSVDDLKKKLAERGAGHFASGWVWLAVKDGALTIEETHDGDTLADQSGTNPLLVIDLWEHAYYLDHQNARPAYLDAVNGKLNWSFASENLARGTTWKYPG; encoded by the coding sequence ATGGCCTTTACCCTTATCGACCTGCCTTACGACGACACCGCGCTGGAGCCTGCGGTTTCGGCCAAGACGCTGTCGTTCCACCACGGCAAGCATCACAAGGCTTACATCGACAAGACCAACGCCGCGATCGAGGGCACCGATCTTGCCGACAAGTCGCTCGAAGACGTGGTTGCAGCCGCGCGCGGCAGCAACGCCGGCCTGTTCAACAATGCAGCGCAGAGCTGGAACCACGGTTTCTACTGGCACTCGATGGCGGCTGAAGAAACGTCGGCTTCCGACGAGCTCAAGAGCATGATCAACGACGCATTCGGCTCGGTCGACGACCTCAAGAAAAAGCTCGCGGAGCGTGGTGCAGGCCACTTCGCCAGCGGCTGGGTCTGGCTGGCGGTCAAGGACGGAGCGCTGACCATCGAGGAAACGCATGACGGCGACACCCTGGCGGACCAGTCGGGCACCAACCCGCTGCTGGTGATCGACCTGTGGGAACACGCCTATTACCTCGACCACCAGAACGCGCGTCCGGCCTACCTCGATGCGGTCAACGGCAAGCTCAACTGGAGCTTCGCGAGCGAGAATCTCGCCCGCGGCACCACCTGGAAATACCCCGGCTGA
- a CDS encoding DUF1272 domain-containing protein, with amino-acid sequence MLVMRPDCERCGTDLPAEAPGAFICSFECTFCTDCADDLDDVCPNCGGELMDRPTRAKQLQDKYPPSTERKFKG; translated from the coding sequence ATGCTCGTAATGCGCCCTGATTGCGAACGCTGCGGCACGGACCTCCCGGCCGAGGCCCCCGGCGCCTTCATCTGCAGCTTTGAATGCACGTTCTGCACCGATTGTGCCGACGACCTCGATGACGTCTGCCCCAATTGTGGCGGCGAGCTGATGGACCGGCCGACGCGCGCCAAGCAGCTGCAGGACAAATATCCTCCGTCTACCGAACGCAAGTTCAAGGGCTGA
- the thiD gene encoding bifunctional hydroxymethylpyrimidine kinase/phosphomethylpyrimidine kinase, with protein MVAPPPRILSIAGSDSSGGAGIQADIKTITMLGGYAMTAITAVTAQNTRGVQGVEALPPDFVLAQVDSCLDDIGADAIKIGMLGSPEVAMRLAERLDTFSGAIVFDPVMVATSGSSLASEATIAAFGALMDIATIVTPNLPELAALTGRDQVAEEDIYNVAGELAERHDTIILAKGGHGEGDEVIDRIVSSSGKIASFGHARIDTRHTHGTGCTLSAALATFLGYRQPLTNAVRLARSFTFAAIENAPGFGEGNGPLGHQAVRKLD; from the coding sequence TTGGTCGCCCCTCCCCCCAGAATCCTCTCCATTGCCGGATCGGACAGTTCCGGCGGTGCCGGCATACAGGCCGACATCAAGACCATCACCATGCTCGGAGGCTATGCCATGACCGCCATCACGGCTGTCACAGCGCAGAACACACGCGGCGTGCAGGGGGTCGAGGCCTTGCCGCCCGATTTCGTTCTCGCCCAGGTCGACAGCTGCCTCGACGACATCGGGGCCGATGCGATCAAGATCGGCATGCTCGGGTCGCCCGAGGTCGCCATGCGCCTGGCAGAAAGGCTCGATACCTTCTCCGGTGCAATCGTGTTTGACCCGGTGATGGTCGCGACCAGCGGCTCTTCGCTGGCGAGCGAAGCGACTATCGCCGCCTTCGGTGCGTTGATGGACATTGCGACCATCGTCACGCCGAACCTGCCTGAACTGGCAGCACTGACCGGGCGCGATCAGGTCGCGGAAGAGGACATCTACAATGTTGCGGGCGAACTCGCCGAACGCCATGACACGATCATCCTCGCCAAGGGAGGCCATGGCGAGGGTGACGAGGTCATTGACCGGATCGTCTCTTCGAGCGGGAAAATCGCCAGCTTCGGCCACGCGCGGATCGACACACGGCACACGCACGGGACGGGCTGCACGCTGTCAGCAGCGCTGGCGACCTTCCTCGGCTATCGCCAGCCATTGACCAATGCAGTGCGGCTGGCGCGCAGCTTTACGTTCGCAGCCATCGAGAATGCTCCGGGCTTTGGCGAAGGCAACGGCCCGCTGGGCCATCAGGCGGTGCGCAAGCTGGACTAG
- a CDS encoding RecX family transcriptional regulator: MEGLVARFVDKGYVDDEIYGKARASGLLSRGYGARRIDQDLRAADIAEPLREALGPDEAARRESAVVLARRRRFGPFDTSPPRTPEEAHKLREKRLAAMVRAGHDFDAARHVLEAATIEELEEWVAEARDAD, translated from the coding sequence GTGGAAGGACTCGTCGCGCGGTTCGTGGACAAAGGGTACGTCGACGACGAAATCTACGGCAAGGCGCGAGCAAGCGGCCTGCTCTCGCGAGGATACGGCGCGCGGCGGATCGACCAGGACCTCAGGGCAGCGGATATCGCCGAACCCCTGCGCGAAGCCCTCGGGCCGGACGAGGCTGCGCGGCGCGAATCGGCCGTGGTTCTCGCCCGTCGTCGTCGCTTCGGCCCTTTCGACACTTCGCCTCCTCGCACTCCCGAGGAAGCGCACAAGCTGCGCGAAAAGCGGCTTGCAGCCATGGTGCGCGCGGGCCATGATTTCGACGCCGCGCGCCATGTCCTGGAAGCGGCCACGATCGAGGAGCTCGAAGAATGGGTCGCAGAAGCACGGGACGCGGACTGA
- the aat gene encoding leucyl/phenylalanyl-tRNA--protein transferase produces MHAPAAHTIPVDLLLRAYRAGVFPMADHRNDEEVYWVEPRERAIFPLDSLHISQSLKKTIRQNRFQVTCDRDFASVIAACAEPREEHAESWISNRIEASYNALHRAGHAHSIECWEGGRLVGGLYGAAFDRVFCGESMFSRTKDASKVALVWLVAAMRDAGYEVLDCQFMTDHLASLGAVAMPQSAYVSLLASATGSGVGSGAAWGSRGVVGSLPASVSRFASAESPGKSILQSLTQTS; encoded by the coding sequence ATGCACGCCCCCGCCGCCCATACGATTCCGGTCGACCTGCTGCTACGAGCCTATCGTGCGGGCGTCTTCCCCATGGCGGACCATCGCAACGACGAGGAAGTGTACTGGGTCGAGCCGCGCGAACGGGCAATCTTCCCGCTCGACAGCCTGCACATCTCGCAGAGCCTGAAGAAGACAATCCGCCAGAACCGCTTCCAGGTGACCTGCGACAGAGACTTCGCGAGCGTTATCGCCGCCTGCGCCGAACCGCGCGAGGAGCATGCCGAAAGCTGGATCAGCAATCGGATCGAGGCGAGCTACAACGCGCTCCACCGCGCCGGCCATGCGCACTCGATCGAATGCTGGGAAGGCGGGCGCCTCGTCGGAGGTCTTTACGGTGCCGCATTCGACCGGGTGTTCTGCGGGGAAAGCATGTTCAGCCGCACGAAGGATGCAAGCAAGGTCGCGCTGGTGTGGCTGGTCGCGGCAATGCGTGATGCCGGATACGAGGTGCTCGACTGCCAGTTCATGACCGACCACCTTGCCAGCCTCGGCGCGGTGGCAATGCCCCAATCGGCTTATGTGTCGTTGCTCGCTTCGGCGACAGGCTCCGGAGTTGGCTCGGGCGCTGCCTGGGGTTCGCGCGGCGTGGTCGGTTCCTTGCCCGCATCGGTCTCGCGATTCGCTTCAGCGGAATCACCCGGGAAGTCCATTTTGCAGTCCTTGACCCAGACATCATAG
- a CDS encoding DUF192 domain-containing protein has protein sequence MGRRSTGRGLTAGILAAGALLGIAACSPQVSAEAGTNAETAAPTVHPVSGLQVIPLTVESAAGKHRFAVEVADTPEAQRKGLMFRTELGPDEGMIFPYDGKTAQSFWMKNTPLPLDIIFVGPDGRISNIAANATPYSLEPVYSVGPVLGVLELAGGRSAELGIEPGDKVAW, from the coding sequence ATGGGTCGCAGAAGCACGGGACGCGGACTGACCGCGGGAATTCTGGCGGCAGGTGCCCTGCTTGGCATCGCCGCATGTTCGCCGCAGGTGTCCGCCGAGGCCGGTACCAATGCGGAAACCGCTGCGCCGACCGTCCACCCCGTCTCGGGCCTTCAGGTCATTCCCCTCACCGTCGAAAGCGCTGCGGGCAAGCACCGCTTCGCTGTCGAGGTTGCGGATACGCCCGAAGCGCAGCGCAAGGGCCTGATGTTCCGCACCGAACTCGGTCCCGACGAGGGAATGATCTTTCCCTACGACGGCAAGACCGCGCAAAGCTTCTGGATGAAGAACACCCCGCTCCCGCTCGATATCATCTTTGTCGGGCCCGACGGGCGGATCTCCAACATCGCCGCCAACGCCACGCCCTATTCGCTCGAACCGGTCTATTCGGTCGGACCGGTGTTGGGTGTGTTGGAACTCGCAGGCGGGCGATCCGCCGAACTGGGCATAGAACCGGGCGACAAGGTCGCATGGTAA
- a CDS encoding NADH:ubiquinone oxidoreductase subunit NDUFA12, producing MGILGKIFTWWDGATIGTLLWSSRNGVHVGTDAQGNKYYRSKKKTGDGRERRWVIYEGANDASRVPAEWHGWLHGSFDDVPESHLPPPRIWEADYTPNATGTAAAYRPAGALERGGQRARATGDYEAWSPDA from the coding sequence ATGGGTATCCTCGGCAAGATTTTCACCTGGTGGGACGGCGCCACGATCGGCACGCTCCTGTGGTCCTCGCGCAACGGCGTCCACGTCGGCACCGACGCGCAGGGCAACAAGTATTACCGCTCGAAGAAGAAGACCGGCGACGGTCGCGAGCGGCGCTGGGTCATCTACGAAGGCGCCAATGATGCCAGCCGCGTCCCTGCCGAATGGCATGGCTGGCTGCACGGCTCTTTCGACGATGTGCCCGAAAGCCACCTGCCGCCGCCGCGCATCTGGGAAGCTGACTACACTCCCAATGCCACCGGCACCGCTGCGGCCTATCGCCCTGCCGGCGCGCTTGAGCGTGGCGGGCAGCGCGCCCGCGCCACCGGCGACTACGAAGCCTGGTCGCCGGACGCGTGA
- a CDS encoding LOG family protein — protein sequence MTEEEKKERDLAARKFYPAEKEAEFDKSHKKQTPQTAHPAYRLAFQDPDFLLREELRPVRFQLELLKPEMLLEEAGVGSTLVMYGSARIPAPDQCEAALEAAKDLPDDEKRIVESLVAKAKYYTEAYRLARIASDKSIVEDGKRQFVVCSGGGPSIMEAANKGASDAGAESIGLNIILPHEQAPNQYVTPYLALNFHYFALRKMHFLLRARAVAVFPGGFGTFDEFFELLTLIQTGKMKPIPILLFGKDFWTRVVDFDAIAEEGTISRKDLDLFRWCETAEEAWEHISAFYKLDR from the coding sequence ATGACAGAAGAAGAAAAGAAAGAGCGCGACCTCGCCGCTCGCAAATTCTATCCGGCCGAAAAAGAGGCCGAATTCGACAAGAGCCACAAGAAGCAGACGCCGCAGACGGCCCACCCGGCCTACCGCCTGGCGTTCCAGGATCCCGATTTCCTGCTGCGCGAGGAATTGCGCCCCGTTCGCTTCCAGCTCGAACTCCTGAAACCCGAAATGCTTCTCGAAGAGGCCGGTGTCGGATCGACGCTGGTTATGTACGGATCCGCGCGCATTCCCGCGCCCGACCAATGCGAAGCTGCGCTCGAAGCGGCAAAAGACTTGCCGGATGACGAAAAGCGCATCGTCGAAAGCCTCGTCGCAAAAGCCAAGTATTACACTGAAGCGTATCGCCTCGCGCGCATTGCGAGCGACAAATCGATTGTCGAAGACGGCAAGCGCCAGTTCGTCGTCTGCTCAGGCGGCGGCCCTTCGATCATGGAAGCTGCCAACAAGGGGGCGAGCGATGCCGGCGCAGAATCGATCGGCCTCAACATCATCCTGCCCCACGAGCAGGCCCCCAACCAGTACGTGACGCCCTATCTTGCGCTCAATTTCCATTACTTCGCGCTGCGCAAGATGCACTTCCTGCTGCGTGCGCGTGCGGTTGCGGTGTTTCCGGGCGGGTTCGGCACGTTCGACGAATTCTTCGAGCTCCTTACCCTCATCCAGACCGGCAAGATGAAGCCGATCCCGATCCTGCTGTTCGGTAAGGACTTCTGGACCCGCGTTGTCGATTTCGACGCCATCGCCGAAGAGGGCACGATCTCGCGCAAGGATCTCGACCTGTTCCGCTGGTGCGAAACCGCCGAAGAGGCGTGGGAACATATCAGCGCGTTCTACAAGCTCGATCGCTAG
- a CDS encoding dicarboxylate/amino acid:cation symporter — MTVAKENGLVEVRIPAGWTLAGLVAGLLLGMLFHGTPGFALLETVAAPVGTIWLNALQMTIIPLVASLLVLGISQMARAASAGRVARTTISYILGILALSAISTCIFMPLLLDAFPIPSGAAGFLMADGEAGAGEVPGIAAFITSLVAPNVIAAAAQTTMLPLTIFFALFALAIVRLPESQAETLLAFFRALGNAMLVIIGWVLAVAPVGVFALAIGVAAVGGGGAFVTLAHYILTVSAMGAIVLVGGYVVAMVGGKRRPFAFIRAMLPSQAVALSTQSSLASLPAMLVSARRLDVKEATADFVLPLSVAIFRATSPAMNMAVAIYVAHLAGVSLDPATLATGALVALIISVGSVSLPGSISFVISVGPIALAMGVPIEPLALLVAVEMLPDIMRTLGNVTMDVAVTTAVDHSGDLGEEPVQP, encoded by the coding sequence ATGACGGTTGCGAAGGAAAACGGACTGGTCGAGGTGAGGATACCAGCTGGCTGGACCCTGGCAGGTCTCGTCGCTGGCCTGCTTCTCGGAATGCTGTTTCACGGGACACCGGGTTTCGCGCTTCTCGAGACCGTGGCTGCTCCGGTCGGCACGATCTGGCTCAATGCCCTGCAGATGACGATCATTCCGCTGGTTGCTTCGCTGCTGGTGCTGGGCATTTCGCAGATGGCGCGGGCCGCCTCAGCAGGAAGGGTCGCGCGCACAACGATAAGCTACATCCTCGGCATCCTGGCGCTGAGCGCGATATCCACGTGCATCTTTATGCCGCTCCTCCTCGACGCCTTCCCGATACCTTCCGGCGCTGCGGGCTTCCTGATGGCCGACGGAGAAGCGGGGGCGGGCGAGGTGCCCGGAATTGCTGCTTTCATCACCTCGCTGGTGGCCCCGAACGTCATCGCGGCCGCGGCACAGACTACCATGCTGCCGCTGACAATCTTCTTCGCTCTTTTCGCGCTGGCCATCGTGCGCCTTCCGGAGAGTCAGGCGGAAACCCTGCTCGCCTTCTTCCGCGCACTCGGCAATGCGATGCTGGTGATCATCGGATGGGTGCTGGCAGTGGCTCCCGTAGGCGTGTTCGCGCTGGCGATCGGCGTGGCCGCAGTGGGCGGCGGAGGCGCCTTCGTCACTCTCGCGCACTACATCCTCACTGTATCGGCAATGGGAGCGATCGTTCTCGTCGGCGGTTATGTCGTCGCCATGGTTGGCGGCAAGCGCAGGCCGTTCGCTTTCATCAGGGCGATGCTGCCGTCGCAAGCGGTGGCATTGTCGACACAGAGCTCCCTTGCCAGCCTTCCTGCCATGCTCGTCAGTGCCCGTCGCCTCGATGTAAAGGAGGCGACGGCGGATTTCGTGCTCCCACTGTCGGTGGCGATTTTTCGCGCGACAAGTCCGGCCATGAACATGGCTGTCGCGATCTATGTCGCGCATCTCGCTGGCGTTTCGCTCGACCCGGCGACTCTGGCGACCGGTGCCCTTGTCGCACTGATCATCAGCGTGGGATCGGTCAGCCTTCCAGGTTCGATCAGCTTCGTGATCTCGGTCGGCCCGATCGCTCTGGCCATGGGTGTGCCCATCGAACCGCTAGCCTTGCTGGTGGCGGTGGAGATGCTGCCCGACATCATGCGCACGCTGGGGAATGTGACGATGGATGTCGCCGTCACGACTGCCGTTGACCACAGCGGCGACCTGGGCGAAGAGCCCGTGCAACCCTAA
- a CDS encoding AI-2E family transporter → MAEVDPTPEEPVHVERTRTLGFAEQELRLISSLVVLIGIGLFLALPFVLSIGSVVFLPVVTALVLTVILSPLADKLNGWGLPNALASLVSLLVLFAILLLALALILQPAIALFDDIPAMAQQVINRFGELQRQFAWVGRINDQLAALVSREEGREVVLASPSLLEEVAFATPSIVLETVLTLLMTYFMVEARVRLRQRLLFGRTSFGTSIKAARVMREVQDRVASYILTVGWINACVGVIVAVGAWSMGVDAPIMWGGLAALLNFLPYVGPIIMITLLGLFGIGTTETVFVGILPALAYLGLHTIEANIVTPSILGARFTMNPVLILIALSYFSWVWGVFGALLSVPILLMLTALFDHVGRPNLVGFIFGEPLFGAEILTDTEQEA, encoded by the coding sequence ATGGCCGAGGTCGACCCCACGCCTGAGGAACCGGTGCACGTAGAGCGCACCCGCACGCTCGGTTTTGCGGAACAGGAACTGCGCCTGATTTCGTCGCTCGTCGTGCTGATCGGGATCGGGCTATTCCTGGCGCTGCCCTTCGTCTTGTCCATCGGTTCGGTGGTGTTCCTGCCGGTCGTCACCGCGCTTGTTCTCACCGTCATTCTGTCCCCGCTTGCCGACAAGCTAAACGGCTGGGGCCTGCCCAATGCTCTGGCATCGCTGGTCTCACTGCTCGTGCTCTTTGCGATCCTCCTCCTTGCCCTGGCGCTGATCCTGCAGCCGGCGATCGCACTGTTCGATGACATTCCGGCGATGGCGCAGCAGGTGATCAACCGTTTCGGCGAATTGCAGCGACAGTTCGCCTGGGTCGGAAGGATCAACGACCAGCTCGCCGCGCTGGTAAGCCGGGAAGAGGGACGCGAGGTCGTGCTCGCTTCGCCCAGCCTGCTCGAAGAGGTAGCCTTCGCTACGCCGAGTATCGTTCTCGAGACGGTACTGACCTTGCTTATGACCTATTTCATGGTCGAAGCACGCGTGCGCCTGCGCCAGCGCCTGCTGTTCGGCCGCACCAGTTTCGGCACCAGCATCAAGGCGGCACGCGTGATGCGAGAGGTTCAGGACCGCGTCGCCTCCTACATCCTCACCGTGGGATGGATCAACGCGTGCGTCGGCGTGATCGTCGCGGTGGGTGCATGGTCCATGGGGGTCGACGCGCCGATCATGTGGGGCGGGCTGGCCGCACTGCTCAATTTCCTGCCCTATGTCGGGCCGATTATCATGATCACGCTGCTCGGCCTTTTCGGTATCGGGACGACAGAGACCGTGTTCGTGGGCATCCTGCCTGCCCTCGCCTATCTGGGACTGCACACGATCGAGGCGAATATCGTTACCCCGTCGATCCTCGGGGCGCGGTTCACAATGAATCCCGTCCTCATTCTTATTGCCCTGTCTTACTTTTCCTGGGTTTGGGGCGTGTTTGGTGCCCTGCTGTCGGTGCCCATCCTGCTGATGCTCACCGCGCTGTTCGACCACGTGGGACGACCGAACCTGGTCGGGTTCATATTTGGCGAACCGCTGTTCGGCGCCGAGATCCTGACCGACACCGAGCAGGAGGCATAA
- the glmM gene encoding phosphoglucosamine mutase — MARKFFGTDGIRGRTNEGVMTAATAMRVGQAAGTHFLRGGHRHRVVIGKDTRLSGYMMESALVAGFTSVGMDVVMTGPLPTPAIAMLTREMRADLGVMISASHNPYEDNGIKLFGPDGFKLSDNAEASIERLLEQEPLLVEPHRIGRARRIDDARGRYIHAVKQSVASDIRFDGLKVVVDCANGAAYQVAPSAIWELGAEVIAMGVEPDGTNINKGVGSTSLDAIKARVVAEGADIGIALDGDADRLIVIDEKGQTVDGDQIMAVIADRLHARGDLRGGGIVATVMSNLGLERFLAGKGLTLERAKVGDRYVLERMKQGGFNVGGEQSGHMILLDHGTTGDGTVAALRVLASLVRSGKPASELLHAFDPVPQLLKNVRYSGGKPLEDATVKQVIADAEAELEGKGRLVIRPSGTEPVIRVMAEGDDATQVEAVVDRICDAVKGAA, encoded by the coding sequence ATGGCACGCAAGTTCTTCGGCACCGACGGGATTCGCGGTCGCACCAACGAAGGCGTCATGACGGCGGCCACCGCAATGCGCGTGGGTCAGGCGGCAGGTACGCATTTCCTGCGCGGCGGGCACCGTCACAGAGTGGTGATCGGCAAGGACACCCGACTGTCTGGCTACATGATGGAGAGCGCGCTGGTGGCGGGTTTTACCAGCGTCGGCATGGATGTCGTAATGACCGGCCCGCTTCCGACCCCGGCGATCGCCATGCTCACCCGCGAGATGCGTGCCGATCTCGGCGTGATGATCTCCGCAAGCCATAATCCGTACGAGGACAACGGCATCAAGCTGTTCGGACCCGACGGGTTCAAGCTGTCGGACAATGCCGAAGCTTCGATCGAACGGCTGCTCGAACAGGAACCGCTGCTGGTGGAACCTCACCGCATCGGCAGGGCGCGCCGCATCGACGACGCACGTGGCCGATACATCCATGCCGTGAAGCAGTCGGTCGCCAGCGACATCCGGTTCGACGGGCTCAAGGTCGTGGTCGATTGCGCCAACGGTGCAGCCTACCAGGTTGCTCCCTCGGCGATCTGGGAGCTGGGTGCCGAAGTCATCGCCATGGGCGTCGAACCCGATGGCACCAACATCAACAAGGGCGTCGGCTCGACCTCGCTGGATGCCATCAAGGCACGCGTGGTCGCGGAAGGCGCCGATATCGGCATCGCGCTCGACGGGGATGCGGACCGCCTGATCGTCATCGATGAGAAGGGCCAGACTGTCGACGGAGACCAGATCATGGCGGTCATCGCCGATCGCCTGCATGCCCGCGGCGACCTTCGCGGCGGCGGGATCGTCGCCACCGTCATGTCCAACCTCGGCCTCGAGCGCTTCCTTGCGGGCAAGGGCCTGACGCTCGAGCGCGCGAAGGTGGGCGATCGCTACGTGCTCGAGAGGATGAAACAGGGCGGTTTCAACGTCGGCGGAGAGCAGTCGGGCCACATGATCCTGCTCGACCATGGCACGACCGGCGACGGCACCGTCGCTGCTCTGCGGGTGCTCGCCAGCCTCGTGCGCTCGGGCAAGCCGGCGAGCGAACTGCTCCATGCCTTCGACCCGGTTCCGCAATTGCTGAAGAACGTTCGCTACTCCGGCGGCAAGCCGCTCGAGGATGCCACGGTGAAGCAGGTCATTGCCGACGCCGAAGCCGAACTGGAAGGCAAGGGTCGCCTCGTCATTCGACCTTCGGGCACGGAACCCGTCATCCGCGTCATGGCCGAAGGTGACGATGCCACCCAGGTCGAAGCCGTGGTCGACCGGATTTGCGACGCCGTGAAGGGAGCCGCCTGA